A window from Podospora bellae-mahoneyi strain CBS 112042 chromosome 1 map unlocalized CBS112042p_1, whole genome shotgun sequence encodes these proteins:
- a CDS encoding uncharacterized protein (EggNog:ENOG503NWYR; COG:E): MARHIAVIGSGVTGISSALLLLRAGHRVTIIAKDFPAPFETIDPITQINYTSPWGGALFEHPLSITTFSHMKSLFASHPTTAGITFLKGVEYLESPGPEYLSLTPATAASLQLPGFRLLPQSEFPDQKVKWGCEYETYCVNPMVYLSFLLRRFVHRGGRVLKHALRSPVEVFALSERSTPSLKNGGVDAVVNASGFGFGGDENMFITRGQTVLVAEECDATVTRQNADGSWTFCVPRGFEGGTVIGGTKEVDDWGVEPRPETREKLLEMFKGTCPQILNGKGEFTVMGDIVGRRPSRRGGPRIEGEVLEGGKGFVMHAYGLGGRGYELSWGVAERVVEGVEGYFRGLRGESKI; this comes from the exons ATGGCAAGACACATCGCCGTCATCGG CTCCGGCGTAACCggcatctcctccgccctcctcctcctccgcgccGGCCACCGAGTCACAATCATCGCAAAAGACTTCCCCGCCCCGTTTGAGACAATCGACCCAATCACCCAGATCAACTACACCTCCCCCTGGGGCGGCGCCC TATTCGAacaccccctctccatcaccaccttctcccacaTGAAGTCCCTCTTTGCatcccacccaaccaccgcGGGAATAACCTTCCTCAAAGGAGTCGAATACCTCGAATCCCCGGGACCCGAATACTtatccctcacccccgccaccgcagcatccctccaactccctggtttccgcctcctcccccagtcGGAATTCCCCGACCAGAAAGTGAAATGGGGGTGCGAGTACGAGACCTACTGCGTCAACCCAATGGTTTACTTATCTTTTCTGCTGAGGAGGTTTGTTCAccgaggggggagggtgttgaaaCATGCGCTGAGGTCCCCGGTGGAGGTTTTCGCTCTGTCGGAGAgatcaaccccttccctaAAAAACGGGGGGGTAGACGCCGTGGTTAACGCCTCCGGGTTCGGGTTCGGGGGGGATGAAAATATGTTTATCACACGGGGGCAGACAGTTCTCGTCGCGGAAGAGTGCGACGCTACTGTCACCCGACAAAATGCCGACGGTTCGTGGACTTTCTGCGTGCCGAGGGGGTTTGAAGGGGGAACGGTGATTGGGGGGAcgaaggaggttgatgattgGGGGGTGGAACCCAGGCCGGAGACAAGAGAAAAACTGTTGGAGATGTTCAAGGGGACGTGTCCTCAGATACTaaatgggaagggggagtttACCGTCATGGGAGATATTGTTGGACGACGGCCTAGTAGGAGGGGTGGGCCCAGgattgagggggaggtgctggaaggagggaaggggtttgTGATGCATGCttatgggttgggggggagggggtatgaGCTTTCTTGGGGCGTGGctgagagggtggtggagggggtggaggggtattttagggggttgaggggggagagtaagatttga
- a CDS encoding uncharacterized protein (EggNog:ENOG503NX1N), translated as MQALNLDEPPQKEDDGRAQQQQPHQQQQQQQLHHPQHQQPPPGSPVAGTGGLVNGGGDYGRQHEGGSPMRQNTTSSTTTVASLASLATGGTTPTPYSLEAHTPSSPSLATTAQAAAQAVFSARDGADVTAQRRASRRRTGPLNPEQREKASLIRKMGACGDCKRRRVACHPSHHNTTWAALAKKFGNGSSSQSANGRPLSPAMSKFQSLLTQEPEDMVQIPNFHERLNQMNPNDSRIRTPLPSGPRPERPTSLIPVAGLESFRVDLQGSASRILASPLRSRYASVSTMLVRWQDDIEDAGGSKNDIEELARVLTDDYNYSVTIKNIPSSGDPSNSSYLWLNREVNTFVTSHNQRDTLKIFYYSGHSYLGEDRDTMISSSKKATPGSDIPWKMIQGMFENICSDALILLDCAYYPLYQTVRRQGILELIAASAGEDHAKLLGRSAFTRALTEQLKTRAVHKFKEAYSASELHAKLVSVYPSLVREQNQEIITSFPTPLFVQLSGNKVLPSILLAPLVARQPGDLTPSPYTPDSPAAGTSQLSLTFQISDDNTFNMESWAEWLRSMPQGIKDLKIDGPYRSSPWAR; from the exons ATGCAGGCTCTCAACTTGGACGAGCCTCCTCAgaaggaagatgatggtcgagcacaacagcagcaaccccatcagcagcagcagcagcagcagctacACCAtccacaacatcaacagccaccacccgGAAGTCCGGTCGCCGGCACCGGCGGCCTGGTAAATGGCGGCGGGGACTATGGCCGACAACATGAGGGTGGCTCGCCCATGAGGCAGAAtaccacctcttcaacaaccacagtGGCCTCCCTGGCGTCGCTAGCCACTGGAGGGACGACGCCTACGCCTTACAGCTTGGAGGCGCATACGCCTTCATCACCTAGtcttgccaccaccgctcaaGCTGCTGCACAAGCTGTCTTTTCCGCGAGGGATGGGGCAGACGTCACGGCCCAGCGCAGGGCCAGTCGCCGTCGAACGGGGCCCTTGAACCCCGAGCAGCGGGAGAAGGCCTCGCTCATCCGTAAGATGGGTGCATGCGGGGACTGTAAACGAAGACGAGTTGCT TGCCATCCTAGCCATCACAATACGACCTGGGCTGCGCTTGCCAAAAAATTCGGGAATGGCTCGTCGTCACAAAGTGCCAATGGACGCCCACTGAGCCCGGCCATGTCAAAGTTCCAGTCTCTGCTGACTCAGGAACCTGAGGACATGGTACAGATCCCCAACTTCCATGAGCGGCTCAACCAGATGAACCCAAATGATTCTCGGATTAGAACGCCGCTACCATCCGGGCCCCGGCCGGAGAGGCCAACAAGTCTGATTCCAGTGGCTGGTTTGGAGTCCTTCAGAGTTGATCTTCAAGGAAGCGCATCTCGGATCCTGGCAAGCCCTCTTCGCAGTCGATATGCCAGCGTTTCAACCATGCTTGTCCGGTGGCAGGACGACATTGAAGATGCCGGTGGATCCAAGAACGATATTGAGGAACTGGCCAGGGTGCTCACAGACGATTACAACTACTCGGTCACCATCAAGAACATTCCGTCGTCGGGAGACCCTAGCAACAGCTCCTATTTGTGGCTGAACAGGGAAGTAAACACGTTTGTTACCAGCCACAACCAACGGGACACTTTGAAGATTTTCTACTACAGCGGGCATAGCTACTTGGGAGAGGACCGGGACACCATGATCTCCAG TTCCAAGAAAGCAACACCCGGCTCGGATATTCCATGGAAGATGATCCAAGGGATGTTTGAAAATATCTGTTCTGATGCCCTAATTCTCCTGGATTGTGCGTACTATCCGCTCTATCAAACAGTACGCCGGCAAGGAATCCTCGAGTTAATCGCTGCCTCTGCTGGTGAAGACCACGCCAAACTTTTGGGTCGGAGCGCCTTCACCCGGGCCTTAACGGAACAACTGAAGACAAGGGCCGTTCACAAGTTCAAAGAAGCCTACTCTGCAAGCGAACTTCACGCCAAGCTGGTTTCAGTATACCCAAGTTTGGTACGGGAACAGAACCAGGAAATCATCACATCGTTTCCCACCCCGCTGTTTGTACAGCTATCCGGCAACAAGGTGTTACCATCCATTCTTTTGGCTCCGTTGGTGGCGCGGCAACCGGGAGACCTAACACCCTCGCCTTATACCCCGGACTCCCCGGCCGCCGGAACCTCACAACTCAGTCTGACGTTTCAAATATCGGACGATAATACGTTTAACATGGAGAGCTGGGCGGAGTGGCTCCGTTCCATGCCTCAAGGAATCAAGGACCTGAAGATTGATGGCCCATATCGCAGTTCGCCGTGGGCAAGATGA
- a CDS encoding uncharacterized protein (COG:S; EggNog:ENOG503PDYW): MPPGPPCHDDRYYLEDEEGYVFSEPYYPPVTSTAPSSRPQMISVPSASSTTTRRQPVTVATNTATTRPRPALEEQVSPLETRPARKPTNASSSQTPLSPQRVGTVSSGGRHTVSPASSIHEDQEEDIVQQGDSDDIDQEQLQQYYVYGSGGGTALGLSSPPHHQHHQAAAQSGWQAAGNAGSFQQQQQQHQAQQQQQQQYNESLSASSWPRQQSQQQQQLPVPQRPDVPRTESYPPIWLAYATQNKDLPPVPQPSPPQPLRSHPVDVPFPPSQYWRGSRDLRELNEARARAAQPGKGPIRTSYGPAPEPTLSTSGPPVTASWLNITPPPSERQPPREEEITPVPPSAWRSTTQTNSTPNLRHHSRSTTSQNMVPERLRQSQQRESRPSNLTRLSSGRGNHANSGPFMHYEDLDYFNPGPGTEPKDESQIDGQIPRQDAIPDVPPINKKYLKAQRSWDRQRRRKKQQHGTGYGSQGCFGYLGCWIVELTCCFISLVCLALTIAVFKIHEGQSLSEWPMAISLNTLVGFLVAIAQAALVVPLGEGLSQLKWNSFARGEKDIRDYGVFEDAKRTPIGGIKLMLKRKGRALGMSAAALLTTAFLLSPLTQAAITYPLSDGGSGIAVGATATVPRSEAYTHPEPYNALSPAEITSLHSSLFQPPSSPIAHLSPTCSTGSCTFPDFSSLAICSSTADITPRLNVAPPTLVSPRATLPNGILLTTGNLNITSAINTSFLPVRNTLGFTTGDDTGKTTSGIANFFLIYTTSDESTSALEILFYFCVNTYRVEVSEGVAKTKVVHSSALSSSSTSRVVVGKRQGEYTVNREHASYLHRYLLGLFNGNYSTNSPGQIGSSGRVLGEVTSVVGNDDAREVVGNITSNIALGLTNALRASPNAGGRVILASGTATTPGGTGDRVISIHWPYLSFLIIQVSATVIFLLGIMIQTAVWDVPVLKGDQLAGLVTVSSTDKARLEDYMEDEREGITAAADKETGGEEATGGVRNRGRRGLKGVKGRFMDRGGEWGLEVVVDLGNGVHNRRSNGEVFGGNNGNGNGNGVT; this comes from the exons ATGCCCCCAGGTCCTCCGTGTCACGATGACCGATACTAcctcgaggatgaagagggttATGTCTTTTCGGAGCCGTATTATCCCCCGGTGACATCGACAGCGCCTTCTTCACGGCCACAGATGATATCGGTACCATCAGCATCGTCAACGACTACGCGTAGACAACCAGTGACTGTGGCTACCAATACTGCCACTACGCGCCCGAGACCAGCTCTCGAGGAACAAGTTTCGCCTTTGGAGACTCGACCAGCAAGGAAACCGACCAATGCGTCTTCATCACAAACGCCATTATCACCACAGCGCGTGGGGACCGTGAGCAGTGGGGGGCGACATACTGTGTCCCCAGCCAGTTCCATCCATGAGGACCAGGAAGAAGATATTGTCCAGCAAGGGGATAGCGACGACATCGATCAGGAACAGCTGCAGCAATACTACGTATACGGCAGTGGAGGAGGCACAGCTTTGGGTCTTTCTTcgcctccccatcatcaacaccaccaagctGCGGCACAGTCGGGTTGGCAAGCAGCTGGCAATGCGGGGTCcttccagcaacagcagcagcagcatcaggcgcaacaacaacaacaacaacagtacAACGAATCCCTCTCAGCTTCCTCTTGGCCGAGACAACagtcacagcagcagcagcagcttccagTGCCACAGCGACCCGATGTCCCACGCACAGAAAGCTATCCGCCAATCTGGCTCGCCTATGCTACCCAGAACAAGGACCTCCCGCCTGTGCCgcaaccatcacctccacaACCGCTTCGATCGCATCCTGTGGATGTGCCATTCCCACCTTCTCAATATTGGCGAGGGAGCCGGGACTTGCGAGAGTTGAACGAAGCGAGGGCGCGGGCGGCGCAGCCGGGTAAGGGTCCCATTCGGACTTCTTATGGGCCAGCTCCAGAACCGACATTATCGACGTCTGGGCCTCCGGTTACGGCTTCATGGCTGAATATCACGCCTCCTCCGAGCGAGCGGCAGCCtccaagagaagaagaaatcacGCCTGTGCCACCTTCGGCGTGGAGATCTACCACGCAGACTAATAGCACTCCTAACCTTCGGCATCACTCTCGTTCGACAACGAGTCAAAATATGGTTCCTGAAAGGTTGAGGCAAAGTcagcagagagagagccGTCCCAGTAATCTGACTCGATTGTCTTCAGGTCGGGGCAACCATGCGAACTCTGGGCCTTTTATGCATTATGAAGATCTCGATTATTTCAACCCGGGTCCGGGAACGGAACCAAAGGATGAATCCCAGATTGATGGGCAGATTCCTAGGCAGGATGCCATCCCGGATGTCCCACCAATAAATAAGAAATATTTGAAAGCTCAAAGGTCCTGGGATCGTCAGAGGAGACGCAAGAAGCAACAGCATGGAACTGGCTATGGTAGTCAGGGATGTTTCGGGTATTTGGGCTGCTGGATTGTGGAGCTGACATGTTGCTTCATCAGCCTTGTCTGTCTTGCTCTCACAATAGCAGTTTTCAAGATCCACGAAGGGCAGTCTTTGTCTGAATGGCCAATGGCGATATCTTTGAACACCCTCGTTGGGTTCTTGGTGGCGATAGCACAAGCTGCGCTGGTGGTGCCATTGGGAGAGGGATTGTCGCAGTTAAAATGGAACTCGTTTgcaagaggagagaaggatATCAGAGATTATGGGGTGTTTGAAGATGCCAAAAGGACACCAATAGGGGGCATCaagttgatgttgaagagaaaggggagggcACTGGGGATGTCAGCTGCAGCTTTGCTAACAACAGCTTTTCTGCTGTCGCCGTTGACCCAGGCGGCGATTACGTATCCTCTGAGTGATGGCGGTAGTGGGATTGCGGTAGGGGCGACGGCAACGGTGCCGAGGAGCGAGGCTTACACCCATCCTGAGCCTTACAATG CCCTCTCACCCGCCGAGATAACCTCCCTCCACAGCTCTCTGTtccaaccaccctcctcacccattGCTCACCTCTCACCAACATGCTCGACCGGCTCGTGCACCTTCCCCGACTTTTCTTCCTTGGCAATCtgctcctcaacagcagATATAACCCCACGACTCAACGTcgcccctcccaccctcgTCTCCCCCCGAGCCACACTCCCAAAtggcatcctcctcaccaccggcaacCTCAATATCACCTCTGCCATTAATACATCCTTCCTCCCTGTTCGCAACACATTAGGCTTCACCACAGGCGACGACACAGGGAAAACCACCTCTGGCATCGCcaatttctttttaatttACACCACCTCAGACGAGTCAACCTCCGCCTTGGAGATCTTGTTCTATTTCTGCGTGAATACCTACCGTGTGGAGGTGTCTGAAGGGGTAGCAAAGACAAAGGTGGTGCACTCTTCTGCCTTGAGCAGTAGCAGCACGTCaagggttgttgttgggaagaGGCAGGGGGAGTATACTGTCAACCGGGAGCACGCAAGCTATCTTCATCGTTACCTTTTAGGTTTGTTCAACGGGAATTACTCCACCAACTCTCCAGGGCAGATAGGTTCATCGGGGAGGGTGCTAGGGGAAGTCACTTCTGTTGTGGGAAATGATGATGCGAGGGAAGTGGTGGGTAATATCACGAGTAATATCGCCCTTGGGCTAACCAATGC CCTCCGAGCCTCTCCCAACGCCGGCGGCCGCGTCATCTTGGCCTCAGGAACAGCAACCACGCCAGGAGGCACAGGTGACAGAGTCATATCAATCCACTGGCCCTACCTCTCCTTTTTGATCATCCAAGTCTCAGCCACAGTCATCTTTTTGCTAGGGATCATGATCCAGACCGCCGTCTGGGATGTTCCCGTCCTGAAAGGGGATCAACTAGCTGGCTTGGTGACTGTCTCGTCGACAGATAAGGCTCGGTTGGAGGATTAcatggaggatgagagggaggggataaCGGCGGCGGCTGATAAGGAGaccggcggggaggaggcgacCGGGGGTGTAAGAaaccgggggaggaggggactAAAGGGAGTGAAGGGACGGTTTATGGATAGGGGGGGTGaatgggggttggaggtggtggtggatttggggAATGGGGTGCATAATAGGAGGAGTAATGGTGAGGTGTTTGGGGGGAAtaatgggaatgggaatggaaATGGGGTTACGTGA
- the ZRC1 gene encoding Zinc resistance conferring protein (COG:P; EggNog:ENOG503NV9V), which produces MGWSKSTRIKVMLVIDVMFFVLELTVGFMVGSLALMADAFHMLNDIISLLVGLWAVSVAAKATTNRFSYGWVRAEILGAFFNAVFLIALCVSIVLEAISRLVDPPDIENPQLILVVGCMGLASNLVGFVVLGGHGHSHGPGDHDHDHAHDHGDGHSHTHEADVSTAEEGRAGYRDLASPTNEQPPALIPESPGGNIRFSTDSHSRQGSRSGHKKRLQAARQHGRLSIDDISIHPASFRQEIIAATKPPVDDESSSDSNTEDESALLDGPAQEEQPLLEQSGDAVIPEEAEPAHTHGKRSRRNSVVHISHNHNKPRKPGKKHGHSHADMGMDAMVLHVLGDALGNVGVIATALIIWLTDWSGKRYADPAVSLFITLIILKSAIPLTKATSKVLLQATPENIDLQEVKEDIQCLPGVVSCHHVHIWQLSDTKIVASMHIKVAFPLSEAGGARYMEVARMARKCLHAYGIHSATIQPEFCLDEGHDHESVVNMGLDGSTVIAAPRCGELEEEDACLLDCVDDCVGKGCCNTSAAGSRPESSHSHSHSDHDHSHGHGHEHRH; this is translated from the exons ATGGGGTGGTCGAAATCGACGCGCATCAAGGTGATGCTCGTCATCGACGTCATGTTCTTCGTCCTGGAGCTCACTGTCGGCTTCATGGTTGGGTCACTGGCGCTGATGGCGGATGCCTTTCATATG TTAAACGATATCATTTCACTGCTTGTCGGTTTATGGGCCGTCTCTGTAGCGGCAAAGGCAACCACCAACAGATTCTCATACGGA TGGGTTCGTGCCGAAATTCTGGGTGCGTTCTTCAACGCTGTCTTCCTCATCGCTCTTTGCGTTTCTATCGTACTCGAAGCCATTTCACGACTCGTTGATCCACCTGATATCGAAAACCCTCAACTCATCCTTGTTGTGGGCTGCATGGGATTGGCGTCAAACTTGGTTGGCTTTGTCGTTCTTGGTGGACACGGACATTCGCATGGGCCTGGGGATCACGACCATGACCACGCCCACGATCATGGCGACGGACACTCGCATACACACGAGGCAGATGTTAGCACGGCAGAGGAGGGACGCGCCGGCTACCGGGACCTGGCATCGCCCACCAACGAGCAGCCTCCTGCTTTGATCCCTGAATCTCCGGGTGGAAACATTCGATTTTCAACTGATAGCCATTCTCGCCAAGGTTCTCGTTCCGGGCACAAGAAACGTCTTCAGGCTGCCCGGCAGCACGGTCGTTTGAGTATAGACGATATCAGCATCCACCCCGCCAGTTTCCGACAGGAGATCATCGCCGCTACCAAACCCCCGGTCGATGATGAATCCAGCAGCGACAGTAATACTGAGGATGAAAGTGCGCTCCTTGACGGGCCTGCTCAGGAGGAGCAGCCATTGCTTGAGCAGAGCGGAGATGCTGTGATTCCGGAAGAGGCGGAACCTGCGCATACTCATGGGAAACGATCTAGGCGCAACTCGGTCGTTCACATTTCGCATAATCACAACAAGCCAAGGAAGCCTGGAAAGAAGCACGGCCACAGTCACGCCGATATGGGAATGGACGCCATGGTTCTTCACGTACTGGGAGATGCGCTTGGAAATGTGGGTGTCATTGCGACCGCGCTCATCATTTGGTTGACAGACTGGAGCGGCAAGAGATACGCTGATCCAGCGGTTTCTCTATTCATCACGCTCATCATTCTCAAATCGGCCATTCCTCTCACCAAGGCGACATCCAAGGTTCTTCTTCAGGCCACGCCAGAAAACATCGACCTGCAAGAAGTCAAGGAGGATATCCAGTGTCTTCCCGGGGTTGTCAGCTGCCACCACGTCCATATCTGGCAGCTCTCTGATACCAAGATCGTGGCCTCGATGCATATCAAGGTCGCCTTCCCTCTCTCCGAGGCTGGTGGCGCGAGATACATGGAGGTGGCTAGGATGGCTAGGAAATGCTTGCACGCCTACGGTATTCACAGCGCTACGATCCAACCAGAGTTCTGTTTAGATGAGGGGCATGACCACGAATCGGTGGTGAATATGGGGTTGGATGGCTCAACAGTTATCGCGGCGCCAAGGTGTGGAGAGctagaggaagaggatgcgTGCCTCCTGGACTGTGTTGATGACTGTGTTGGGAAGGGGTGCTGCAACACTTCTGCAGCTGGATCACGGCCAGAAAGCAGCCATTCTCACTCACACTCGGATCACGATCACAGCCATGGTCACGGCCATGAACATCGCCATTAG
- a CDS encoding uncharacterized protein (EggNog:ENOG503NUJM; COG:K), translating into MACFFLPSGIDEGGSNQSPFAPPPSKAQQACVSCRKQKRKCDKILPTCGLCARMARPCDYTILDTIPQQQPAQASSEELATLQARLCELENRLNNASQSQQPPPPRQPSPPTMHINPEILPPLPPKPPSSLWSPSAVPSRFPTSLFLDLDAFNWSTTPIPTPNMPIPSEVLDILSRGTTVQDTATEYFHGTHAWFPFISRKRMELGLSLWEAGPELAFLFLGMKLVSTPVNNGVEPAGNPLYTAAKRFWASLEQAGSVSLQFVQGMVLVTVYEMGHGIYPAAWISVGVLGRWVEVLGLPGFRRGGVALGSVTTWTESEERRRLWWAIYILDRCICLGNKRCFCLPEPDESFVLPVDDKAFDEGNPTLSPTNPLPTTPFTIQALSPFTRLVQSALLLSRTLTHVRTVIQSNISNRPVPFSLPLLTSLATDLVNFTQVIQSEFSPEPPSPGTTTTPSSTSTFLPTTITSVSPCYTISLLPSLSVALSTLILLFNTYCTPENQHLGPSPLPGPEAPPLQSPSHISFAQQSMQGLRETSLKIRELSLELLDLLVLPSQEKKLSPLCLDSLYASMATLHWLWKEGGDADVREALEDVRRCISRTSMRWRVSREYLEILKRQDVSFAMAFRAESGKSCLTRVDGS; encoded by the exons ATGGCAtgtttcttcctccccagtGGAATCGACGAAGGTGGGTCGAACCAGAGCCCAttcgcccctcctccctccaaagCCCAACAAGCCTGTGTAAGTTGCCGAAAGCAAAA GAGAAAATGCGACAAAATCCTCCCCACCTGCGGCCTCTGTGCCAGAATGGCCCGGCCATGCGATtacaccatcctcgacaccatcccacaacagcaaccggCCCAAGCATCATCAGAGGAGCTCGCAACCCTCCAGGCCCGGCTGTGTGAGCTAGAGAATCGTCTCAACAATGCCTCTcaatctcaacaaccaccaccgccacgacaaccatcaccacctacCATGCATATCAACCCTGAAATTCTCCCCCCTCTACCTCCCAAGCCACCCTCGTCCCTCTGGTCCCCTTCTGCTGTCCCCTCCCGCTTTCCCACCTCCTTATTCCTCGACCTGGACGCCTTCAACtggtccaccacccccatccccacccccaataTGCCCATCCCAAGTGAAGTCCTCGACATCCTATCCAGAGGCACAACAGTCCAAGACACTGCCACCGAATACTTCCACGGCACCCACGCTTGGttccccttcatctccaGAAAACGCATGGAGCTCGGGCTGTCCCTCTGGGAAGCCGGTCCCGAACTTgccttcctctttctcgGCATGAAACTGGTAAGCACCCCAGTCAACAACGGGGTGGAGCCAGCCGGCAACCCGCTGTATACCGCAGCGAAAAGATTCTGGGCTTCGCTCGAACAAGCCGGGAGCGTGAGCCTGCAGTTTGTCCAGGGGATGGTACTGGTGACGGTTTATGAGATGGGGCACGGGATATACCCCGCGGCGTGGATCAGCGTAGGAGTGCTGGGGAGATGGGTTGAGGTTTTAGGACTGCCGGGGTTtagaagaggaggggtggcGTTGGGGAGCGTG ACAACCTGGACTGAATCCGAAGAACGCCGCCGTTTGTGGTGGGCAATCTACATTCTTGATCGCTGCATCTGCCTCGGCAACAAGAGATGTTTCTGCCTTCCGGAGCCAGACGAGTCTTTTGTCCTGCCGGTAGATGATAAAGCTTTT GACGAAggcaacccaaccctctcccccaccaaccccctacCAACAACCCCGTTCACCATCCAGgctctctcccccttcacccgCCTAGTCCAATCCGCCCTGCTCCTCTCCCGCACCCTAACCCACGTCCGCACCGTCATCCaatccaacatctccaaccgCCCTGTCCCAttctcccttccccttctcacGTCCCTCGCCACCGACCTGGTTAACTTCACCCAGGTGATCCAATCCGAATTTTCCCCcgaaccaccctcccccgggactaccaccaccccctcctccacctcaaccttcctccccaccaccatcaccagcgtCTCCCCTTGCtacaccatctccctcctcccgtctCTTTCAGTAGCCCTCTCAACTCtaatcctcctcttcaacacctACTGCACCCCCGAAAACCAACACctcggcccctcccccctccccggccccgaagccccccccctccagtccccctcccacatTTCCTTTGCTCAGCAGTCTATGCAAGGGCTACGGGAGACCTCCCTCAAGATCCGCGAGCTCTCCCTCGAACTCCTCGACCTgctcgtcctcccctcccaagaaaaaaaactcTCCCCTTTGTGCCTCGACAGCCTCTACGCCTCAATGGCAACACTGCACTGGTTATGGAAAGAAGGCGGCGACGCGGACGTGAGAGAGGCGCTCGAGGATGTGCGACGGTGCATAAGCAGGACGAGCATGCGGTGGCGGGTGTCGAGAGAGTACCTCGAAATACTCAAACGGCAAGACGTCAGTTTTGCCATGGCTTTCAGGGCTGAGAGTGGCAAGTCATGTTTGACA